The proteins below come from a single Erysipelothrix piscisicarius genomic window:
- a CDS encoding DUF402 domain-containing protein, whose translation MLPKIGEVIYIQSYKHDGSLHRTWSSGTVLDVDSEKIVLITYKTWVVESDGRRWFTREPAICFYYLNRWYNVMSMIRNKGVYYYCNLASPSVFDEEGLKNIDYDLDVKVFPDGKYIVLDEDEFEEHQVLMNYSQEIIDVVVEEKDRLVEQVKSKSYPFNEEEIYRYFDKYLTVKEFK comes from the coding sequence CCAAAAATTGGAGAAGTAATTTATATTCAAAGTTATAAACACGATGGATCACTCCATCGAACATGGTCAAGTGGAACGGTGCTCGATGTCGATTCAGAAAAAATTGTGCTAATAACATACAAAACCTGGGTTGTTGAGTCTGATGGAAGAAGATGGTTTACCCGTGAACCAGCAATTTGTTTCTATTACTTAAATCGTTGGTATAATGTTATGTCGATGATTCGTAATAAGGGTGTATATTATTATTGTAATCTTGCTTCACCAAGTGTGTTCGATGAAGAGGGTCTTAAGAATATAGACTACGATCTGGATGTTAAGGTTTTTCCAGATGGAAAATATATTGTTCTAGATGAAGATGAGTTTGAAGAGCATCAAGTATTAATGAATTATTCGCAAGAAATTATTGATGTTGTAGTCGAAGAGAAAGACCGTTTGGTCGAACAGGTAAAGAGCAAAAGTTATCCATTTAACGAAGAAGAAATCTATAGATATTTCGATAAATATTTAACGGTAAAAGAATTTAAATGA